From one Cupriavidus oxalaticus genomic stretch:
- a CDS encoding 4-hydroxy-tetrahydrodipicolinate synthase family protein yields the protein MSKMKIEGSFVALITPFAKDGSPDFGAFRELLDFQERHGTSAVLIMGSTGEVSMLSQKEREAIIVETAKMKTGKMKLFYGCTGNNTQTTKDYLRFARANGADGAIIAAPAYICAPEADIESYFLEVADETDLPLGIYNNPPRVKTDLHWDSLLRIFRHPNYVVHKESTTRVGQVAQVLRGAPDVSVMCCDSPNLGLVVPTMSLGGHGTANMTGNIAPAELTQISRPWTSPDTAAGFHQAYLQNLQLLHYAYSAINPVAIKSLMKAVGLPSGELRKPLTGLEGEPLLRGLRVIKELELDRKYGWSSPLLKAV from the coding sequence ATGAGCAAGATGAAGATTGAAGGGTCCTTTGTTGCCCTGATCACGCCCTTTGCCAAGGACGGCAGCCCGGACTTCGGCGCCTTTCGCGAACTGCTGGATTTCCAGGAGCGCCACGGCACCTCGGCGGTACTGATCATGGGATCCACAGGCGAGGTCTCGATGCTTTCGCAAAAAGAGCGCGAGGCCATCATCGTGGAAACCGCGAAGATGAAGACCGGCAAGATGAAGCTGTTCTATGGCTGCACCGGCAACAACACCCAGACCACCAAGGACTACCTGCGCTTTGCCAGGGCCAACGGCGCGGATGGCGCCATCATCGCCGCGCCCGCCTACATCTGCGCGCCGGAGGCCGATATCGAAAGCTACTTCCTGGAAGTGGCCGACGAGACCGACCTGCCCCTCGGCATCTACAACAACCCGCCGCGCGTGAAGACCGACCTGCATTGGGACAGCCTGCTGCGCATCTTCAGGCATCCCAACTATGTCGTCCACAAGGAGTCGACGACGCGCGTGGGACAGGTAGCGCAAGTGCTGCGCGGCGCGCCGGACGTCTCGGTGATGTGCTGCGACTCGCCCAACCTTGGCCTGGTCGTTCCAACCATGAGCCTGGGCGGCCATGGCACCGCGAACATGACCGGCAATATCGCCCCGGCGGAGCTGACGCAGATCTCGCGTCCGTGGACATCCCCCGACACCGCGGCCGGCTTCCACCAGGCCTACCTGCAGAACCTGCAGTTGCTGCACTACGCCTACTCGGCCATCAACCCGGTAGCGATCAAGTCGCTGATGAAGGCGGTGGGCCTGCCTTCGGGCGAACTGCGCAAGCCGCTCACCGGACTGGAAGGCGAGCCCCTGCTGCGCGGCCTGCGCGTCATCAAGGAGCTTGAACTCGACCGGAAGTACGGCTGGTCGTCGCCGCTGCTCAAGGCCGTCTGA
- a CDS encoding porin: MKTSGKCAIAASVGCLLAATAQAQSSVTLYGVMDAGVEYVSHAGTNGSGSAYRATSGNTAASRWGMRGKEALGADMSAIFVLESGFLTDTGMAGFGGRLFGRQAFVGIAGPWGQVTLGRQNNILFDFFIPFDANRYAPYSVLAHDAQFAGRADNAIKYTGNFGELTISGLYSTGYDSTIANGGEVPGAPRVGQEIGAGASYTVGKFGLAIAYDQRRGTSTATAGNIERRYAAGLLYTSGPFTAEAGYRFLQNGLGAPISSRSHLYWLGGAYAARPALTLRAGIYRTDNRDSADDATSYVLQAAYNLSKRTELYVNASYMDNAGRSTLGVASATKVAPGVGQTGLAAGMKHIF; this comes from the coding sequence ATGAAAACATCAGGAAAGTGCGCCATTGCGGCATCAGTGGGGTGCCTGCTTGCCGCGACGGCACAGGCGCAGTCGAGCGTCACGCTATACGGCGTCATGGATGCCGGCGTGGAGTATGTCAGCCATGCCGGCACGAATGGCTCGGGGTCCGCATACCGGGCCACCTCCGGAAACACCGCGGCATCGCGGTGGGGCATGCGGGGCAAGGAGGCACTGGGCGCGGACATGAGCGCGATCTTTGTGCTGGAGAGCGGCTTCCTGACGGACACCGGCATGGCCGGATTTGGCGGCCGCCTGTTCGGCCGGCAGGCATTCGTCGGCATCGCGGGGCCTTGGGGCCAGGTCACGCTCGGGCGCCAGAACAATATCCTCTTCGATTTCTTCATCCCCTTTGACGCAAACCGCTATGCGCCGTACTCCGTGCTTGCCCACGATGCGCAGTTCGCGGGTCGGGCCGACAATGCCATCAAGTACACGGGCAACTTCGGCGAACTGACCATCAGCGGGCTGTACAGCACCGGCTACGACTCGACCATCGCCAACGGCGGCGAAGTCCCCGGCGCGCCGCGCGTCGGCCAGGAAATCGGCGCCGGCGCCTCGTACACCGTCGGCAAGTTCGGACTGGCCATTGCCTATGACCAGCGCCGCGGCACATCCACGGCCACGGCCGGCAACATTGAACGCCGCTACGCAGCGGGACTGCTCTACACCAGCGGTCCCTTCACTGCCGAGGCCGGATACCGGTTCCTGCAGAACGGACTGGGCGCGCCCATCAGCAGCCGCTCCCATCTCTACTGGCTGGGTGGTGCCTACGCGGCAAGGCCGGCACTGACGTTGCGCGCCGGCATCTACCGGACGGATAACCGTGACTCGGCTGACGACGCCACCAGCTACGTGCTGCAGGCGGCGTACAACCTGTCGAAGCGCACGGAGCTTTATGTCAACGCGTCCTACATGGACAACGCGGGCCGCTCGACGCTGGGCGTGGCGAGTGCGACCAAGGTCGCGCCAGGCGTGGGACAGACCGGCCTGGCAGCGGGCATGAAGCATATTTTCTAG
- a CDS encoding Lrp/AsnC family transcriptional regulator: MDRYDKQILDILQEDATVSVTEIGDRVGLTSTPCWRRIQKLEEAGIIRKRVALLDADALNAGVTVFVSVRTSQHNLKWIKLFHGLVASIPEVTEFYRMAGDTDYLLRVVVPDIAAYDRVYKKLIQGAELADVSSSFAMEQIKYTTALPLDYA, translated from the coding sequence ATGGACCGCTACGACAAACAAATCCTTGACATCCTGCAGGAAGACGCCACGGTCTCCGTAACGGAAATTGGGGACCGCGTCGGCCTGACCTCGACGCCGTGCTGGCGTCGCATCCAAAAGCTGGAAGAGGCCGGCATCATTCGCAAACGGGTTGCATTGCTGGACGCAGACGCGTTGAACGCCGGTGTCACAGTCTTTGTCTCAGTGCGTACCAGCCAGCACAACCTGAAATGGATCAAGCTGTTCCATGGATTGGTGGCATCGATCCCGGAGGTGACCGAGTTTTACCGGATGGCCGGCGACACCGATTACCTGCTGCGTGTGGTAGTACCGGATATCGCGGCCTATGATCGCGTTTATAAGAAGCTGATCCAAGGGGCGGAGCTTGCCGATGTTAGCTCCAGCTTTGCGATGGAACAGATCAAGTACACCACTGCCCTACCATTGGATTACGCGTAA
- the metC gene encoding cystathionine beta-lyase yields the protein MKESTQLVCAGRHPARFGGVVNTPIFRASTILAGSMAEWEEMKRARAAEEPGATTYGRYGTPTTHALEEAVAALEGGYRSLVFPSGLAAISTALTALLSAGDHVLITDSAYSPTRAFLERVLTRFGVEVETYDPVGSTPIESLLRLNTRVVYVESPGSETFEIQDIAAISAAAHRHGAVVVMDNTWGTPLFFKPFAHGVDVSIQAATKYIVGHSDAMLGVVTCNRDTWPLIKQTTQDMGQTAGPDDIYLALRGLRTMAVRLQRHWESGLRVAQWLERQPQVEAVLHPALPSHPGHVLWKRDFTGACGLFSVVLRTSSKASLAAFIDALEHFGLGVSWGGYESLAIPFTPGKNCTGARWPHQGQAVRLHVGLEDPQDLIDDLQRGLMALSAHESSGEALQDAQADQACPT from the coding sequence ATGAAAGAAAGCACTCAGTTAGTATGCGCCGGCCGTCACCCGGCACGTTTCGGCGGGGTCGTCAACACGCCGATCTTCAGGGCATCGACCATCCTTGCCGGGTCAATGGCCGAATGGGAGGAAATGAAGCGCGCCCGCGCTGCGGAAGAGCCTGGTGCGACGACCTACGGCCGCTACGGCACGCCCACCACCCACGCGCTGGAAGAAGCCGTTGCCGCGCTGGAAGGCGGATACCGGTCGCTGGTGTTTCCATCCGGCCTCGCGGCGATCAGCACCGCGCTGACGGCGCTGCTGTCGGCCGGTGACCACGTGCTGATCACCGACAGCGCCTATTCGCCAACTCGCGCTTTCCTGGAGCGCGTCCTGACGCGGTTCGGCGTCGAAGTCGAGACCTACGATCCCGTCGGCAGCACGCCGATCGAGTCATTGCTACGACTCAACACGCGTGTCGTATACGTCGAATCACCGGGGTCAGAGACGTTTGAGATTCAAGACATAGCGGCCATTTCGGCGGCCGCACATCGACATGGCGCCGTCGTGGTCATGGACAACACGTGGGGAACGCCGCTCTTCTTCAAGCCTTTCGCCCACGGCGTCGACGTTTCGATCCAGGCCGCCACCAAGTACATCGTCGGCCATTCCGACGCCATGCTCGGCGTGGTCACATGCAATCGGGATACCTGGCCGCTGATCAAGCAGACCACGCAGGACATGGGACAGACCGCGGGGCCGGACGACATCTACCTGGCACTGCGCGGCCTGCGCACGATGGCGGTGCGGCTCCAGCGCCACTGGGAATCCGGACTGCGCGTCGCCCAATGGCTTGAGCGCCAGCCGCAGGTCGAGGCAGTGCTGCATCCCGCGCTGCCGTCCCATCCCGGCCACGTGCTGTGGAAGCGCGACTTCACCGGTGCCTGCGGCCTGTTTTCCGTAGTGCTGCGCACGAGCTCGAAAGCATCACTCGCCGCCTTCATCGACGCACTGGAGCACTTTGGCCTGGGGGTTTCCTGGGGCGGCTATGAAAGCCTCGCCATCCCGTTCACGCCGGGAAAGAACTGCACCGGCGCGCGCTGGCCGCATCAAGGGCAAGCCGTGCGCCTGCATGTGGGTCTCGAAGACCCGCAAGACCTCATCGACGATCTGCAGCGCGGCCTGATGGCGCTTTCCGCGCATGAATCCAGCGGGGAGGCCTTGCAGGACGCCCAGGCCGACCAAGCTTGCCCGACCTGA
- the ftrA gene encoding transcriptional regulator FtrA, with the protein MARNESKSGANGGLVAVVVYDGLSLFEFGCAVEVFGLPRPEMGSTWYRFATCSAELGTLRGPGGIQVQADGGLELLLKAKTIIIPGWRDIEAVVPPELCLALRKANKRGARIMSICTGAFVLAAAGLLDGKRATTHWRHAATLVERYPEIQVEADVLYVDAGDVLTSAGSAAGIDLCLHLIRRDFGPRAANQVARRLVMPPHREGGQAQYIAEPVSKRSNASLAPLVDAVRARLDEDWPIARMARQAAMSARTFQRHFVSMVGMPPGEWLLIERLSRARVLLEETDASVDDIAVQVGFGAAATLRNHFRIRLGTSPGYYRRQFSTSALH; encoded by the coding sequence GTGGCAAGAAACGAATCGAAATCGGGCGCCAATGGGGGACTTGTCGCAGTCGTCGTCTACGACGGCCTGAGCCTCTTTGAATTCGGCTGCGCCGTTGAAGTGTTCGGTTTGCCCAGACCGGAAATGGGAAGCACGTGGTATCGCTTTGCGACGTGTTCGGCCGAGTTGGGGACGTTGCGCGGGCCGGGTGGCATCCAAGTACAGGCTGACGGTGGCCTTGAACTTCTGTTGAAGGCGAAGACGATCATCATCCCGGGCTGGCGGGATATTGAAGCAGTTGTGCCACCGGAGCTCTGCCTGGCTTTGCGAAAGGCGAACAAGCGAGGCGCGAGAATCATGTCGATCTGCACGGGTGCCTTTGTATTGGCCGCTGCAGGATTGCTCGACGGTAAGCGCGCGACGACGCACTGGCGTCACGCGGCAACACTAGTGGAGCGATATCCGGAAATCCAGGTGGAGGCAGATGTCCTCTACGTCGATGCCGGCGATGTCCTGACGTCGGCCGGAAGTGCAGCCGGAATCGATCTGTGCCTGCATCTGATCCGCCGGGACTTTGGGCCTCGCGCGGCCAATCAGGTCGCACGCCGACTTGTCATGCCGCCACACCGTGAAGGCGGCCAAGCCCAGTACATTGCCGAGCCGGTTTCGAAGCGCAGCAATGCTTCGTTGGCGCCCCTGGTGGACGCGGTGCGCGCAAGATTGGACGAAGACTGGCCGATTGCCAGGATGGCAAGGCAAGCCGCAATGAGTGCCCGCACGTTCCAGCGTCACTTTGTCAGTATGGTGGGTATGCCGCCTGGCGAGTGGTTGCTGATAGAGCGTTTAAGCCGCGCGAGGGTGTTGCTCGAAGAGACCGATGCATCCGTGGATGACATCGCGGTGCAAGTGGGGTTCGGTGCCGCAGCCACGCTGCGCAATCACTTCCGGATCCGGCTCGGAACGAGTCCCGGATACTACAGACGACAATTCAGTACATCTGCGCTGCATTGA
- a CDS encoding D-amino acid dehydrogenase — MRVLVLGAGVAGVSAAYHLWRDGHEVTVLERQTGPGMGSSFGNAGGLCPGFAGPWASPGMPYKVLRMALQKHAPVRFSMMPDAERLRWLAQWLKECNVQRFGINKARMQRMAHYSMRCMQVLRDEVPELNFGFHRDGTLQLLETDQEVELAQLATRTLSQFQVPWRMIGRDEAMALEPSLRASAAAWQGALHLPDDASGDSAKFCAGLASYLSRRGVSFQYGASATRLVHAHGRLRSVEITHGGQTEQRHADACVVALGCQAPALLATAGLRIPIYPLKGYSITIPIADTGAAPRMAIMDEHNKIMLTRLGDKLRVAGMAEFVGYDLSVRRVRTELLSALTRRLFPRGLDYAAATSWAGLRPMTPDGPPILGATPLQGLYLNAGHGSNGWTQACGTGRLVADAVSGKPPEIDMDGLTVERFGMHRAGRTPARVA, encoded by the coding sequence ATGCGCGTACTAGTGCTTGGCGCCGGCGTCGCCGGCGTATCCGCCGCCTACCACCTGTGGCGCGACGGCCATGAGGTGACCGTGCTGGAGCGGCAAACGGGGCCGGGGATGGGATCGAGCTTCGGCAATGCAGGGGGCCTTTGCCCCGGCTTTGCCGGCCCGTGGGCGTCGCCGGGCATGCCGTACAAGGTGCTGCGCATGGCCCTGCAAAAGCATGCGCCGGTGCGCTTTTCGATGATGCCGGATGCCGAGCGCCTGCGCTGGCTCGCCCAATGGCTCAAGGAATGCAATGTGCAGCGCTTCGGCATCAACAAGGCGCGCATGCAGCGCATGGCGCACTACAGCATGCGCTGCATGCAGGTCTTGCGTGACGAAGTGCCGGAACTCAACTTCGGCTTTCACCGCGACGGCACGCTGCAATTGCTCGAAACCGACCAGGAAGTCGAACTGGCACAGCTGGCCACGCGCACACTCAGTCAGTTCCAGGTGCCGTGGCGAATGATCGGGCGCGATGAAGCCATGGCGCTCGAACCATCGCTGCGGGCGTCTGCCGCCGCATGGCAAGGCGCACTGCATCTGCCGGACGATGCCTCAGGCGACAGCGCAAAGTTCTGCGCCGGCCTTGCCAGCTATCTTTCCCGTCGCGGCGTGTCGTTTCAGTACGGCGCTTCGGCAACCCGCCTCGTCCATGCGCACGGCCGCCTTCGCAGCGTCGAGATCACGCATGGCGGGCAGACGGAACAGCGGCACGCCGATGCCTGCGTGGTGGCGCTCGGCTGCCAGGCGCCCGCGCTGCTCGCTACTGCAGGCCTGCGGATCCCGATCTATCCGCTCAAGGGCTATTCGATCACGATCCCCATTGCCGACACCGGGGCTGCACCGCGCATGGCGATCATGGACGAGCACAACAAGATCATGCTGACCCGCCTGGGCGACAAGTTGCGCGTCGCGGGAATGGCCGAGTTCGTCGGATACGACCTGTCGGTGCGACGGGTCCGCACGGAACTGCTGTCGGCACTGACGCGACGGCTCTTTCCACGCGGCCTCGACTATGCCGCGGCCACGTCGTGGGCCGGGCTTCGTCCGATGACGCCGGACGGGCCGCCCATCCTCGGCGCGACACCGCTGCAGGGCCTCTACCTGAATGCTGGCCACGGCTCCAATGGCTGGACACAGGCGTGCGGAACCGGCCGGCTTGTTGCCGACGCGGTCTCCGGCAAGCCGCCGGAGATCGACATGGACGGACTGACCGTCGAGCGCTTCGGCATGCACCGCGCCGGACGCACGCCGGCGCGCGTGGCCTGA
- a CDS encoding Bug family tripartite tricarboxylate transporter substrate binding protein: protein MQPRPLTQIRSRHMPVVRVGILLLSVLTSAGVAKAESRPDSTYPVRTITVVVPHAPGGSVDGLARVFAMKLGQELKQTVIVDNRPGASGLVGAGIVARAPADGYTLYINASIHNINPMLYRKTIKFDAVKDFTAVSMLAQGALIFSVNPQVPANSPQALARAVKANPRQYNFATSGNGSAGHLALSQFMYDSGIADLQVPIALYKGGGPALTDLMSGQAQGMMDPMLSSLPGVKSGKLRAIAVTGRTRSPLLPEVPTMQEAGFKNFEFYSWYGLWAPARLPDGIRKKLDSASARIMSSPDIKDRLNGLGFESAYKDGGEFEKYIDSETRRYRAIINRAHITAD, encoded by the coding sequence ATGCAACCACGCCCCCTCACCCAGATCCGTTCCCGCCACATGCCCGTCGTACGCGTGGGCATCCTCCTCCTGTCCGTCCTGACGTCCGCGGGCGTCGCAAAAGCAGAATCCAGGCCTGACAGCACCTACCCCGTCCGTACGATCACCGTTGTCGTGCCGCATGCGCCTGGCGGCTCGGTGGACGGCCTTGCACGCGTGTTCGCAATGAAGCTCGGCCAGGAGCTGAAGCAGACCGTCATTGTCGACAACCGGCCGGGCGCATCGGGCCTTGTCGGGGCCGGCATCGTCGCCCGCGCGCCGGCAGACGGCTACACCCTGTACATCAACGCTTCGATCCACAACATCAATCCGATGCTCTATCGGAAGACCATCAAGTTTGATGCGGTCAAGGATTTCACGGCGGTCAGCATGCTCGCGCAAGGCGCGCTGATCTTTAGCGTGAATCCGCAGGTGCCGGCGAACTCGCCGCAGGCACTGGCGCGCGCCGTGAAAGCCAACCCCAGGCAGTACAACTTCGCGACCAGCGGCAACGGCTCCGCCGGCCACCTGGCCCTGTCCCAGTTCATGTATGACAGCGGCATCGCGGACCTGCAGGTGCCCATTGCCCTGTACAAAGGCGGCGGTCCGGCGCTGACCGACCTCATGAGCGGCCAGGCCCAGGGGATGATGGATCCCATGCTCTCCTCGCTGCCCGGGGTCAAGTCCGGCAAGCTGCGCGCGATCGCGGTGACCGGGCGCACGCGCAGCCCGTTGTTACCGGAGGTCCCGACCATGCAGGAAGCGGGATTCAAGAACTTCGAGTTCTATTCCTGGTACGGCCTGTGGGCGCCGGCCAGGCTGCCCGATGGGATCAGGAAGAAGCTCGACAGCGCCTCGGCGAGGATCATGTCGTCGCCGGACATCAAGGATCGCCTGAACGGACTGGGATTCGAGAGCGCCTACAAGGATGGCGGCGAGTTCGAGAAATACATCGACAGCGAAACCAGGCGCTATCGCGCGATCATCAATCGTGCACACATCACGGCCGACTGA
- a CDS encoding molybdopterin guanine dinucleotide-containing S/N-oxide reductase, which yields MTTKLAAADTRSRFPTLSHWGAYTAVVEGGKLVACEPFPCDSAPSPILQSMPGMVHSPLRIRRPAVRRGWLRKRERAQRGERGNDEFVEVDWDTALDLVAGELARVRGDHGDASVFGGSYGWSSAGRLHHARTLTHRFLFAGGGCTTQAGNYSWGAAQFLLPHVIGTYKPVTGRVTDWRSILEHTELFIAFGGLPLRNTQITSGGAGAHSSREWIEHAKRSRVKFVVVSPTRADIPDGLQARWVPIRPNTDTALMLGIAHTLLTRGLHAADFLSSHCEGFDAFAAYLLGRDDGQAKDARWAESICAVPAATIIELATEAAGQRTMLNCTWSLQRAHHGEQPYWASIALASMLGQIGLPGGGFAFGHGSINGAGTPRPDVAAPEMGAGANPARSSIPVARISDMLLNPGQRYDFNGREGIYPDIRMVYWAGGNPFHHHQDLNRLARAWQVPETIVVHDSWWTPTARRADIVLPATTTLERNDIGGSSRDRYVLAMHQALPPQYSSRNDFDIYRDLALRACCEFAFTEGRDESAWIRHIYDCMVERWAEAGFEAPPFEQFWEEGYTGLPEPVTPFVLFSDFRADPQGSPLSTPSGKIELYSRRIGEFGYQDCPPHPSWLPPAEWLGDAAAQRWPLHLITSQPADKLHSQLDAGSHSVSLKVSGRQAVHIHPMDAAERGIVQNEIVRVFNERGACLAGARLDDTLIRGVVVMSTGAWFDASDSSLERHGNPNVLTIDRGTSRLAQGCSAHSALVEIAPWSNGEPPEVRAFDAPPVSPLTGTRRGEDHFSKHVESRQ from the coding sequence ATGACAACGAAGCTTGCTGCAGCCGATACTCGCAGCCGCTTTCCCACGCTTTCGCACTGGGGTGCATATACGGCGGTCGTAGAAGGCGGAAAACTCGTCGCGTGCGAGCCGTTTCCCTGCGACAGCGCACCTTCACCGATCCTGCAATCCATGCCGGGCATGGTGCATTCCCCCCTGCGCATCCGCCGGCCTGCGGTGCGGCGCGGCTGGCTGCGCAAGCGCGAGCGCGCGCAGCGCGGCGAGCGGGGCAATGACGAGTTCGTCGAGGTGGATTGGGACACCGCGCTGGACCTGGTGGCCGGCGAGCTGGCACGGGTGCGCGGCGACCATGGCGATGCATCCGTCTTTGGCGGTTCCTACGGATGGTCCTCCGCCGGGCGCCTGCATCATGCCCGCACGCTGACACACCGCTTCCTGTTCGCGGGCGGGGGCTGCACCACGCAGGCGGGCAACTACAGTTGGGGCGCCGCGCAGTTCCTGCTGCCCCATGTGATCGGCACCTACAAGCCGGTCACGGGAAGAGTGACCGACTGGCGCAGCATTCTTGAACACACGGAGCTGTTCATCGCCTTTGGCGGCCTGCCCTTGCGCAACACCCAGATCACTTCCGGCGGCGCCGGTGCGCACAGCTCGCGAGAGTGGATAGAACATGCAAAGCGCTCGCGGGTGAAATTCGTAGTAGTCAGCCCGACCCGCGCTGACATACCCGACGGCCTGCAGGCCCGATGGGTGCCGATCCGGCCCAACACCGACACCGCGCTGATGCTTGGCATCGCGCACACGCTGCTGACGCGCGGCCTGCACGCCGCGGATTTTCTGTCGAGCCATTGCGAGGGCTTTGACGCGTTCGCGGCCTACCTGCTGGGCCGCGACGACGGCCAGGCCAAGGACGCCCGCTGGGCGGAATCGATCTGCGCGGTGCCGGCCGCGACCATCATCGAACTGGCCACGGAAGCTGCCGGGCAGCGCACGATGCTGAATTGCACGTGGTCGTTGCAGCGCGCGCACCACGGCGAACAGCCATACTGGGCCAGTATCGCCCTGGCGTCGATGCTCGGCCAGATCGGCCTGCCGGGCGGCGGCTTCGCGTTCGGGCATGGCTCCATCAACGGCGCGGGGACGCCACGGCCCGACGTCGCGGCACCGGAAATGGGCGCGGGTGCCAATCCTGCGCGCAGCTCGATCCCGGTCGCGCGTATTTCTGACATGCTGCTGAACCCGGGGCAGCGCTACGACTTCAACGGCCGCGAAGGCATCTATCCGGATATTCGCATGGTGTACTGGGCCGGCGGCAACCCGTTCCACCACCATCAGGACCTGAACCGGCTCGCGCGCGCCTGGCAGGTGCCGGAGACGATCGTGGTGCACGACAGCTGGTGGACGCCCACCGCCCGGCGCGCGGATATTGTTCTTCCGGCCACCACGACGCTGGAGCGCAATGACATCGGAGGCTCGTCAAGAGACCGCTACGTGCTGGCAATGCATCAGGCGCTGCCGCCTCAGTACAGCAGCCGCAACGACTTCGACATCTATCGAGACCTGGCACTGCGCGCCTGCTGCGAATTCGCGTTTACTGAAGGCCGCGACGAATCTGCGTGGATTCGCCATATCTATGACTGCATGGTGGAACGCTGGGCCGAGGCAGGCTTCGAAGCGCCGCCGTTTGAACAGTTCTGGGAGGAGGGGTACACCGGCTTGCCGGAGCCGGTCACGCCGTTTGTGCTGTTCTCGGACTTCCGTGCCGATCCACAGGGCAGTCCCCTGAGTACACCCAGCGGCAAGATCGAGCTCTACTCCCGGCGCATTGGCGAATTCGGCTATCAGGATTGTCCTCCCCATCCGTCCTGGCTGCCACCCGCCGAATGGCTTGGAGATGCCGCAGCCCAGCGCTGGCCTTTGCACCTGATCACGTCCCAGCCGGCGGACAAACTGCACTCCCAGTTGGACGCGGGTAGCCACTCCGTGTCACTGAAGGTCAGCGGCCGGCAGGCAGTCCATATACACCCGATGGACGCGGCGGAGCGCGGCATTGTGCAGAACGAGATCGTACGCGTGTTCAACGAGCGCGGGGCATGCCTGGCCGGCGCTCGTCTTGACGATACGCTGATACGAGGAGTCGTAGTGATGTCGACCGGTGCCTGGTTCGATGCGAGCGACAGTTCGCTTGAGCGCCACGGCAATCCCAACGTCCTGACAATCGACCGCGGCACGTCCCGCCTGGCCCAAGGGTGCAGCGCGCATTCCGCACTGGTTGAGATCGCGCCGTGGTCCAACGGAGAACCGCCGGAGGTTCGTGCCTTCGACGCGCCGCCGGTGTCGCCGTTGACCGGCACAAGGCGGGGTGAAGACCATTTCTCGAAGCACGTGGAGTCCCGCCAATAA
- a CDS encoding SDR family NAD(P)-dependent oxidoreductase, whose protein sequence is MDLGIAGRHALVFGGSKGMGRACAHQLAAEGVKVFIAARTESMLAAAAAEIGAATGGDVRYVVADITTDEGRAAALAACPAPDILVNNADGAPPGDFRQWTTADWHAAIDAMMIGPIDMIRRTVDGMIERRFGRIVNIVSRSVKTPQLELGLSNGARSGLVGFVAGLARQTVRHNVTINNLLPGVFATDAQRHHIEGMLESTGKSFEQLWNERGANNPAGRYGRPEELGALCAFICSGHASYICGQNILIDGAAYPGTF, encoded by the coding sequence ATGGACCTCGGCATTGCAGGGCGCCATGCACTCGTCTTCGGCGGGAGCAAGGGCATGGGGCGCGCTTGCGCGCACCAACTGGCGGCGGAAGGCGTGAAGGTATTCATCGCCGCCCGCACGGAGAGCATGCTGGCCGCGGCGGCAGCGGAAATCGGCGCCGCGACGGGTGGTGATGTCCGCTACGTGGTAGCGGACATCACCACGGACGAGGGGCGCGCCGCCGCGCTGGCGGCATGCCCCGCCCCCGACATCTTGGTCAACAATGCGGATGGTGCCCCGCCCGGTGATTTTCGCCAGTGGACAACGGCGGACTGGCACGCCGCGATCGATGCCATGATGATCGGGCCGATCGACATGATCCGGCGCACCGTGGACGGCATGATCGAACGCCGCTTCGGCCGCATCGTGAATATCGTCTCGCGCAGCGTGAAGACGCCGCAGCTGGAACTAGGCCTGTCCAATGGCGCGCGCTCTGGCCTCGTCGGCTTCGTCGCAGGGCTTGCGCGCCAGACGGTTCGCCATAACGTCACGATCAACAACCTGCTCCCGGGCGTGTTTGCGACCGATGCCCAGCGCCACCACATCGAAGGCATGCTGGAATCGACCGGCAAGAGCTTCGAGCAACTCTGGAACGAACGCGGCGCCAACAACCCGGCTGGCCGCTATGGCCGGCCGGAAGAGCTCGGCGCACTCTGCGCCTTCATCTGCTCCGGGCACGCGAGCTATATCTGCGGTCAGAACATCCTGATCGACGGTGCAGCTTACCCCGGCACCTTCTGA